A window of Mucilaginibacter robiniae genomic DNA:
TCAAATGCGCTGAAATCCTCAACCCATCCATAGGCCCAGCGAAATGCAACGCAAACACCTAGTATTCTCATGATGGTATTGTTACTCCTGGCAACGGCTAGAAAAGATGCCCAGAAATACACCAAAAATGATAAAACAACGCCGACTACCCCCGTCCATGTAAATGTATTTAAAATGGCAACCTCGTTATAGGGTCGCTCCATTTTACCCGTTTTTAAAACTTCCATAGCATACTCGCCAAAAGAAGCTGATTCATTACCTCGTGCAGGAGTACGCCCCAACCATATATAGCTATATTTTACAGCCGAAGACAATACTTCTTCATACAAAAAGGTTCTTGTGTCGGTTGTTAAATTAGCTTCTTCGGTTCCTCCACCTTCAACTACGGAAGTTGTAGTATAGTCACCTTTAATGTATTCATCCATTTTAAATACATTAAACTTCCCGCTTACAGCTAAACAAAAAAGTACTATCGGAACAATTAGAAGTAACCATCTAGTCAAACCTAAAAACCTAATCCATATAGTATTTCTAAATAGGTAAACAAAGCTTAACAGCAAAGCTGATGAAAATTTAATGACGTTGCTTCTGGCATCAAGAGCACTGAAAATCACTATTATTGTTAATACAAAACTAATGATCTTCCATTTTTTGCTAAGCACCGGAAAGAATAGCAAGAAGAACCCTATAGGTACCAAATATCTGCCAAAGGCATCGGGATAGGCAATAATAGGCAGGAACAATATAAAAGCAGGAAGTGCATACTTTAACCAAGTACTAAATATGCTTTGTACCAACTCTTTATTGGTGGCAACATATACGACTAACGGTGTTAGTAGTAACATTGCATTACCTACTAAATTCTTCCATTCCCAGTAATTATCGGCCACAAACATACCTCGAACAATACAGATGGCATTCCAGACTAAGTACAACACCAAAAATTTGGTATTACGGTTATTCTGTGTATCGTAATACTTTTTCTTTGCTTTAACGACAGCAATTATCAAAGCCAAATTGATAGCCCACCATACAAACGTGCCGCCAAGTTCAAACCTACTCCATTGATTTATGGAGTTGACTGTAACCAGCAACATTAAAAAATTAATAATCTTTCCTGAATCGGGCTTTACCATTTTTATACGATAGATAGTTGCTCCTGACTTGAACTTACAATTTCCTGTTCGGATAAGACTTTTATTAGCTTAGCCGGATTACCTGCCCAGACCTGATTATCAGGAATATCTTTAGTAACCAACGAACAAGCACCTACAACCGAGTTTTTACCAATAGTTACGCCTTTCAAAATAGTAGAATGAGCACCAATAAAGGCGTTATCGCTAATAATTACAGGTTTTTTTATTCTATTAGCTAAATCAAGTGCAGGGCTTTTCCTGATTTCTGGTATTATAGAATGGAAGTCGGTATCATACACACACACACCTCCTCCTAATTTTACATCATTCCCAATAGTAATGCTTGAATGGCAGATTAATGCAGCCTGACTCATGCCCACATTACTGCCGATAATTAGTTGCGCATTTTTGTCAACAAAGAATACACAAGGCTGTGGGCGACCTATAGGATTGGATGACAAAGTATTATTCATATCAAGTCCAGACCCAATAACACATGTTCCACCTGTAGCAATAGATACATAAGGCAAACCTTCTGTTTTAAAGTTAGCATGCTGCACATTTTTAATGTAAAACAGAATCTTACACAAGAGTTGATTTACAGCACCAGAACAGTATACATCTATTCTACGCAACACCTTAAATATAGTAACGATGATTTTTTGCATCTTTTATCATTTTAGTTTATAGAACTGCCTTGCAGGTTGCTTTTAAGCGTACTATCAAACTTTTATATACAAAGCTTAAGTATAAATTTATTTTATGCATTAAGCTGCATTTCTAATTCTTCGAGCTCCTCTTTAATGTTTCGTTTACCGAATATTTCGCCAATCCAGTTTTTTACTTCTTCATCAGTCATGCTCCTGAACGATGTTGTTAAGCAGATGCCCAACATAAACCACAAAAACACCGTTGTAATATTGAAAAAGTTACCATCTTCTACCCAGGCGTATCCCCAGCGGAAAGCCATAAAAAGACCCAACATTTTTGAATAAATATTATTTGAATGGTTTATAGCCATGTATGAAGCTCTATTAAATACAAGTAGGTATAATGCCACGCCAACAATGCCTGTCCACATGAAAACGTTAAGAATTGCAGCTTCATTCCACAAGCGTTCTTTACGACCGGTTATTTCTGCCAGATCGGCAAACCAAACTGTTTCGTTTCCACGCGCTGGACTTCTACCTATAATCCATGTATTGTATTTTTTGGCGGTCCCTAATACTTCCTCATACAAAAAGGTTCGCGTATCTGTAGTTAAGCTTTCATCTACTACTTCACCATCTGCATTAACTTTTGATTTTGTATAATCACCACTTACATATTCGTTTATCTTGAATACATTAAAGGTATCAGTTACGGCTAGTGAAAACAGTATAATTGGAGTAACAATAAGTACTATTCTACAAACCTCCAGAATTTTTACAGGAACAATATTGCGAGTCCAGTAAACCAAAAGCAGTACAAACGGAACGCCAAATTTAATTACATTACTTCTGGCGGTTACATCAGCAAACATTACCCATATAGCAAAAAAAGTGATGATAATTTTTCCTTTAAACGGTATAACCGGTAAAAAAAACAGCAGGAAAGTTACAGGAACCAAGAAAAAGCCATAGGCATCTTTTGAAATAGCGAACGACAGCAATAAAAACAATGGCAATCCGAACTTTAAGAAAAACTTTATTATTGATTGCCATAAGGGCAAGCACGATGCTGAAAATGCGACTATCGGAACAAGTATTCCTAATGAAGCACTGGTGAAGCCTTTCCAATCCCAGTAAGTTTCAGCTACAAATAAGCCTCTGATGATACATATCACATTCCATAGCAAATACCATTTAACCACCCGCATATCATAGTTATTAATAGTGGTTTCCAGAATACTTTTAAAACGCCAAAACATCAAAAGCGTAATAAGTTGTATAATCCACCAAATGGTTATATTATGTAACGGAAGTGATGAGTAATCGACTATTGAATTAACAGCTATTAATAATATGAAAAAAGGCGCAGTTTTAAAAAGTTGTCTTGTACT
This region includes:
- a CDS encoding O-antigen ligase family protein, yielding MFWRFKSILETTINNYDMRVVKWYLLWNVICIIRGLFVAETYWDWKGFTSASLGILVPIVAFSASCLPLWQSIIKFFLKFGLPLFLLLSFAISKDAYGFFLVPVTFLLFFLPVIPFKGKIIITFFAIWVMFADVTARSNVIKFGVPFVLLLVYWTRNIVPVKILEVCRIVLIVTPIILFSLAVTDTFNVFKINEYVSGDYTKSKVNADGEVVDESLTTDTRTFLYEEVLGTAKKYNTWIIGRSPARGNETVWFADLAEITGRKERLWNEAAILNVFMWTGIVGVALYLLVFNRASYMAINHSNNIYSKMLGLFMAFRWGYAWVEDGNFFNITTVFLWFMLGICLTTSFRSMTDEEVKNWIGEIFGKRNIKEELEELEMQLNA
- a CDS encoding acyltransferase, giving the protein MQKIIVTIFKVLRRIDVYCSGAVNQLLCKILFYIKNVQHANFKTEGLPYVSIATGGTCVIGSGLDMNNTLSSNPIGRPQPCVFFVDKNAQLIIGSNVGMSQAALICHSSITIGNDVKLGGGVCVYDTDFHSIIPEIRKSPALDLANRIKKPVIISDNAFIGAHSTILKGVTIGKNSVVGACSLVTKDIPDNQVWAGNPAKLIKVLSEQEIVSSSQEQLSIV